A window from Ignavibacteriota bacterium encodes these proteins:
- a CDS encoding septal ring lytic transglycosylase RlpA family protein → MLQKFLQIFYIILFSLNLISCSSSREFSEYDNVEGILIEDGIASWYGIEFHGKSTANGETYNKNDFTAAHRTLPFGSIVRVTNLDNGKYVIVRINDRGPFAKNRIIDLSQKAAQKIEMISNGSAKVELQLLNKSPNSKMPNDIKVPHFSVQVGSFKNKNDAIKVSSEIENSRVEEAIVNGEKYFRIYVGLFTDKDEATNLRDELKIKGIEGFVKQVEN, encoded by the coding sequence ATGCTGCAGAAATTTTTACAGATATTTTATATTATCTTATTTTCACTTAATTTAATTTCGTGTTCGTCATCAAGAGAATTTTCTGAATATGATAATGTAGAAGGAATTTTGATTGAAGACGGAATTGCAAGCTGGTACGGAATTGAATTTCATGGCAAATCAACTGCAAATGGTGAAACATATAACAAAAATGATTTTACTGCAGCACATAGAACTTTACCATTTGGAAGCATTGTCCGAGTTACAAATTTAGATAATGGAAAATATGTAATTGTAAGAATAAATGATCGTGGCCCATTTGCAAAAAATAGAATTATTGATTTATCCCAAAAAGCAGCTCAGAAAATTGAAATGATTAGTAATGGTTCAGCAAAAGTTGAGTTACAACTTTTAAATAAATCACCAAATTCTAAAATGCCAAATGATATAAAAGTTCCACATTTTTCTGTACAAGTAGGCTCGTTCAAAAATAAAAATGATGCAATAAAAGTAAGCTCTGAAATTGAGAATTCCAGAGTTGAAGAAGCAATTGTAAACGGCGAAAAATATTTTCGAATTTATGTTGGATTATTTACTGATAAAGATGAAGCTACAAATCTAAGAGATGAATTAAAGATTAAGGGAATTGAAGGATTTGTTAAACAAGTTGAAAATTAA